The following proteins come from a genomic window of Microtus pennsylvanicus isolate mMicPen1 chromosome 22, mMicPen1.hap1, whole genome shotgun sequence:
- the LOC142839760 gene encoding zinc finger protein 436-like, producing MAMHLTREEWRPLDPTQRDLCKDVMQENYGNVVSLDFEIRSKNKTNPKEDLSEDVEFVTMSEDPIGDAEKNPESKKVFESGDRSERQWGELTAEKWVSYPLQPVTDLLAHKEVHTGIRFHICSQCGEAFS from the coding sequence ATGGCCATGCACCTCACTCGGGAAGAATGGAGACCTCTGGATCCTACACAAAGAGACCTTTGCAAGGACGTGATGCAGGAGAATTACGGAAATGTTGTCTCACTGGACTTTGAGATCAGgagcaagaacaaaacaaacccgAAAGAAGACCTTAGTGAAGATGTGGAGTTTGTGACCATGTCCGAAGACCCTATTGGGGATGCTGAGAAGAACCCGGAAAGCAAAAAAGTCTTTGAAAGTGGGGACAGGTCCGAAAGACAGTGGGGAGAGCTGACCGCAGAAAAGTGGGTCAGCTACCCTCTCCAGCCGGTCACTGACCTGCTGGCCCACAAAGAAGTTCACACAGGCATCCGCTTTCACATATGTTCTCAGTGTGGGGAGGCCTTCAGTTAG